The sequence TTGAATCATGCCGTAGAGCATTTTGCTAACTTCTTCATACCCTTGAAAAAAATGGCGATGACGACCGCTATCGAGATAGCCGCAATCTCTTGCAAAATCTAACCACACTTCGACTTCTCCGGCCTCTCCCAGACAATCTATCACTTTACTGATAAACGACTTTCGATACCGCCGCTTTTTCCACCCTTCAGCCAAATTTGCGGGTATTGACCGTGTAGAGCGCCGGATTTGATCCGTCAAAGAAAATCTCTCTTCGGATGGAAATTTCTTTGTCTCAAAATACATTTCCATAGCCAAAGAGTAAGACGCCTGATATACTCTGAGATCCTTAAAACCCCGATACATCCTTTCCATTGCCCCCTCTTTTCTCTCCTTACTTCTTACTCCTTACTCCTTATTTCAGTCACTCCCCATTCCTCCCGATCCCGAAATACACGAATCCTTTTTCCCTCATCAATTTCGGGTCGTAGATGTTTCTTCCGTCGAAGATGACCGGACGTTTCATGAGGGATTTGATCCTGTCGAAATCGGGACGGCGGAACTCGTTCCATTCCGTGATGACGGCAAGCGCTTCGGCCCCTTTCAGCGCATCGTAGTTGTTGTCGAAAAATTCGACCCTTCCCTCGAACAGAGGTTTGACCCTGCCATTGGCGATGGGGTCGTGTGCGCGGACTTTCGCCCCCGCTTCAAGCAGGCTGGCGATAACAACAAGCGCCGGCGCCTCCCGGATGTCGTCAGTCTGAGGTTTGAACGACAGCCCCCATACGGTGATGACTTTCTGGTGCAATTGGTTGTTGAAATGCTTCATCATCTTTTTGACGATCAGGCGCTTTTGACGTTCGTTCACTTCGTCGACGGCGCGAAGAACTTTGAACTCATACTCGTGTTCCTGTGCGGTCTTGATCAGCGCCTTCACGTCCTTCGGAAAACACGACCCGCCGTATCCTACGCCGGCAAAAAGGAATTGTTGCCCGATGCGGGGATCGGACCCGATCCCCTTTCTCACCCAGTCGATATCCGCTCCCGTTTTTTCGCACAGGTTGGCGAGCTCGTTCATGAAAGAGATTTTTGTTGCGAGGAACGAGTTCGCTGCATACTTGGTCATCTCGGCGCTTCGCTCGTCCATCACCATGATCGGGTTGCCCGTCCGCATGAACGGCGTATAGATGTCCGTCAAAACGGCGATCGCCCGCTTGCTGCGCGAGCCGATCACGATCCGGTTCGGGCGCAGGGAATCTTCGAGCGCCGAACCCTCTTTCAGGAACTCCGGGCTGGAGACGACGTCGATCTCCGTCTTTCCTTTCTTTCGCATGATCTGCCGGATCCTGTCGACCGTCCCGACGGGAACGGTGCTTTTGCTGACAAGGATCTTGTACCCTGTCGCATGCGAGGCGATCTGCTCGGCCACCGCGAGAACGCGCGACAGGTCTGCCGAACCGTCCTCCGATTGCGGAGTCGGCAGGCAGAGGAAGATCACTTCACCGTGGTCGATCGCCGCCTTCAGCGATGTCGTAAATTCAAGACGTTCTTCCTGCGTATTGCGCCGGACCATTTCTTCAAGCCCGGGTTCGTAGATCGGGATCGTCCCCTTCTTCAGTCCGGCGATCTTCTTTTCATCGATGTCCATGCAGAGTACCGAGTTGCCCGTATCTGCAAAACAGGCGCCCTGGACCAATCCAACGTACCCCGTACCAATAATAGAAATTTCCATAGCTGTTCGCAGTCTTTCAAATTACAATGAAGGATAACGGAATTTCTTCAACGCTCCGTTGGGAACGGAACTTTTCTTTCAATCATCGGCAAGAAACTGATTCGCCACCCTGGCCCTATCTGCGTGATCTGTCTAATCTGTAATCAGCGCAAAATCTGCGTCATCTGCGTAATCAATAGGCGCCCTTGCCGAACAGCACCACCGGAAC is a genomic window of Bacteroidota bacterium containing:
- a CDS encoding UDP-glucose/GDP-mannose dehydrogenase family protein; its protein translation is MEISIIGTGYVGLVQGACFADTGNSVLCMDIDEKKIAGLKKGTIPIYEPGLEEMVRRNTQEERLEFTTSLKAAIDHGEVIFLCLPTPQSEDGSADLSRVLAVAEQIASHATGYKILVSKSTVPVGTVDRIRQIMRKKGKTEIDVVSSPEFLKEGSALEDSLRPNRIVIGSRSKRAIAVLTDIYTPFMRTGNPIMVMDERSAEMTKYAANSFLATKISFMNELANLCEKTGADIDWVRKGIGSDPRIGQQFLFAGVGYGGSCFPKDVKALIKTAQEHEYEFKVLRAVDEVNERQKRLIVKKMMKHFNNQLHQKVITVWGLSFKPQTDDIREAPALVVIASLLEAGAKVRAHDPIANGRVKPLFEGRVEFFDNNYDALKGAEALAVITEWNEFRRPDFDRIKSLMKRPVIFDGRNIYDPKLMREKGFVYFGIGRNGE
- a CDS encoding four helix bundle protein encodes the protein MERMYRGFKDLRVYQASYSLAMEMYFETKKFPSEERFSLTDQIRRSTRSIPANLAEGWKKRRYRKSFISKVIDCLGEAGEVEVWLDFARDCGYLDSGRHRHFFQGYEEVSKMLYGMIQNEAKFTF